A single window of Brachyhypopomus gauderio isolate BG-103 chromosome 21, BGAUD_0.2, whole genome shotgun sequence DNA harbors:
- the c1qtnf7 gene encoding complement C1q tumor necrosis factor-related protein 7: MRTIMGVVCLCQCVIGQLLEAKAKASAPRFICSIPGLPGTPGKPGLAGPPGADGHVGIPGRDGRDGRKGEKGEKGETGIKGRVGPTGKLGERGERGSTGKRGPEGECGDPGTLGPPGPPGTRGAKGQRGPQGIPGVCRCGSLVPKSAFSVGITSSYPTEKAPIKFNKVLFNEGNHYNPQTGKFICAYPGVYYFSYDITLANKHLAISLVQNGQYRIKTFDANTGNHDVASGSTVMFLNPEDEVWLEIFYKDQNGLFSDPGWADSLFSGFLLYADTNYLDTLAEDYA; this comes from the exons ATGCGGACAATTATGGGCGTGGTCTGTCTGTGCCAGTGCGTGATTGGTCAGCTGCTGGAGGCCAAGGCGAAGGCATCTGCACCTCGATTTATCTGCAGCATTCCGGGGTTGCCAGGGACACCAGGGAAGCCAGGCCTTGCCGGGCCCCCGGGGGCCGACGGCCATGTTGGCATACCAGGAAGAGACGGCAGGGAtgggaggaaaggagagaaaggagagaagggagagacag GGATCAAAGGGAGAGTGGGGCCCACAGGTAAGCTAGGGGAGCGTGGAGAAAGAGGCTCAACAGGGAAGCGAGGCCCAGAAGGTGAATGTGGAGACCCGGGGACCCTTGGTCCCCCAGGGCCCCCAGGAACGAgaggggcaaaggggcagaggGGTCCACAAGGCATACCTGGCGTCTGTCGCTGTGGAAGTCTGGTTCCCAAATCGGCCTTCTCTGTGGGCATTACCAGCAGCTACCCGACAGAGAAAGCACCAATCAAGTTCAACAAGGTTCTGTTCAATGAGGGCAACCACTATAACCCACAGACGGGCAAGTTCATATGCGCTTACCCAGGCGTCTATTATTTCTCCTACGACATCACACTGGCCAACAAACACTTGGCCATCAGCTTGGTGCAAAACGGGCAGTACCGCATTAAGACTTTTGACGCCAACACTGGTAATCATGATGTTGCATCTGGGTCAACTGTGATGTTCCTCAACCCAGAAGATGAGGTGTGGCTGGAGATCTTCTACAAGGACCAGAATGGCTTGTTCTCAGACCCCGGTTGGGCAGACAGCCTCTTCTCTGGGTTTTTGCTCTACGCAGACACTAATTACCTGGACACACTTGCAGAGGACTATGCTTAG